In the genome of Arachis stenosperma cultivar V10309 chromosome 6, arast.V10309.gnm1.PFL2, whole genome shotgun sequence, the window ATCATCTACACTTGTTTTGAAGAAGGCATCAGTCTGTAACCATTAACAGTTTAACACAATTTCATCATGGTCTATTGTTGACAATAAAACATTGTTAGCACATTTTTGGAACAAGCAAAACTGCCATAAGCCTCTCTAGATTTGAATTTGACTTTCAAACCTTGATTCCGCCTTTATCCTCTTCAACTTTCCCTTTAAACAAGTTTGTTAGAGGCTTTGCTCCGACGCCTACAACAACAATATCAGCTTCCAAAACTCTTCCATCTTTCAACTTTACTTCTTTTACCTGAATTGTATATGGAAATCATGCTAAGTTGGATTAGCAACTTCAAAGTTCAAATCATccttttagaaaaaaattacaatagGGCAGAGATCGCAGGCAACATTACCTCTCCATTGGAATTAGCAGTGAAACCAGCAGCAACAGTTCCTTTAATGATTGTCACCCCCTTATTTTTTGCATAGTATTCCTCATAGAAAGCAGCTATCTCGGAGGTAAAAAGTCTTGGCACTGCAACATCAATTATATTCTTACAGGTACAAATCAAGAGATGGAATAAGTTGGTGTACTCTTTCTTCTTAGAATCCTTTTAAAAGGTTTTTTAATAAGTCGAGGTACGACCTATAAAATCAGGATGATCAAGTTCTAGTGGATTTTACTATGTTATATTCTTTTTGTCTTAGCTCTTGGAGAATCCTCGATTTCTTTTTTAGATATTCAATACCTGTCCCATTCATTTGAATATTGAACTCTTATGCAGTTATTGAAATACAAAGAAACAACTAAATATCCACTCATTATTaccaacaaatatatatatttacttaCTACACCAAGGTTCAGGGTAGACCATTGTAACATCAATATTGTGTAGCCTCAAAATTGCACTAAGCTCTAGACCAATGTATCCTCCTCCAACAATCACAGCTTTCCCATTATTCTTTGCTTTGATTGCCTCGTACAATTTTTCAGCATCATCAATCTCCCTCAGGtaaaagatatttttagaaTCAGCCCCTTCTACACCAAAATCAGTCAACTTTATAACCTTCAATTAAAAGGGGGGAAAAAAGTGTAAAGTATTAGCATGATGATAAAGGGTGTGAAATTTGGACAACAAATTTCAACTTCTTTTCTGATATACACAATGATCCTTACTGCTGAGCCTGTTGCAATAATTAAAGTCTGGTACTCTATTGTTTCTCCATTAGCACTGCTCAAAGACTTTGCATCAAGGTCTGCTTTCACTATTTCTGTGCTAAGAATTAACTCTATCCCTGTAATCATTAGTTAAATTTGAATGATTATATAGTTGTTAACGTCAATATTGATTCCTAAAATGGTAAAATTGTTGTATATTAAGATCATAGGTCTCAATTAAAATCACCTTGTTGTTGGTACCACTCAGGAGCCAACCTTTCTCCCCCACTTCCAACACATACATGGAATCCAGGAAGTCTAGCAGGTGCTGCAAAATGGAACAGTGCCATTATATACAAATTGATGAGGCAAACAAGGTATTTGAAAgataaaaatagttttctttaaaattaatcttaaaaatgATTAGGAAAAATTGCAAAAGGGACTTTTTAAGTCACCCAATGGAAGAGTGATCAACCATCTTGTAccatttttttggttttttgggCAGCAAGACTATTAGACTACCTTGACAAGGAAGTTTATAAGAAAAGGAATTTAGGAAAAGGAAAAAGGGAATGGCTGggtttattttaattaaccTCAATTCCCACCCTAATATTTTACTGAGTTTGTTTTAAAAACTCGAACTTGGTCTTAAACTAATATGAAATGAATTGGATTAAACCGAgtcaatatataattaatatatactgtaaatttttttatagtaaattaataaactcttctatttaaagattaaatctaataaatattaagtataatatttatactaaaataaattattttaaaataaaaataattctaaataatataaaaaatattaaggctagaatatattttttatccctaaaatttggtaaaaattttatattttattttgtttcaattttgtcccaaaagatttcgatttgtatcaaatatattCTTGAtagctaaatttttttaaaaattagactaatccaataataatgcatgaaaattatgcttgatttgtttattttgaaggatgttcttatgaaattgttaTTGAATTGATCCtaacttttttgaaaaattagcgtCTAAGAATATATTTgatgtaaataaaaatttttttaggcaaaattaaaataaaataaactttgttaaaatttttgttaaacttcagaaaaaaattatactttattcaaatattaattgaataataagaatataaaattttattgtaaaatatatattttattagttaagCATAACTTCGAATGGAATCGAATCTACCTACTTTGACCTAAATTCATTCcaaaatttttatcaaataaaaataatacatccggacctaaattcaaataaattcgGGCCAGACCTTATCTTGAAGAGTGAAGACCCTTAATACTACAAACAGCAATATATAGAAACTCACACTCTGGAATAAGAAAACCTTTGCTGAGAGCTGGGCGTTCATAAGGTGCCACCTTAaaaaaaagatacaaacagtttaattatttgctcaataatttattttgtcaCAAACTATCAAAACATAAACATTTGATTGGATGACTTTATGTAGTAATTATGGCAATTGTTTCGataattttctgaaataaaaatacaatatatataccaaaatcaGTTACTAGCatttaatataaatacatataatatatattttaatatgtatttcaTATAAAtgacaaatttaataatttatttttgttaacatGTAATATagttattttcaaaattagagaataaattattatctttcatgtattattttataaaaggtctgttttttatatttttaacaccTGAAATTATTACACTTTTAATTAATCGAACACATTGTTAAAGattgaataaaaataagtttttaaaatacacattaaacGTATTCTAGGGTTAGAATTGTAGTTTTGAAAATTGTAATAGTATTGGTCATGCTTTTGCTTCATATACTGATATAATTAAGatggcaaaaaataaaaaaataaaaaataaaaagtaaaagtgGGTATCCGCATAAATTACCTGTAAGGCTGTAACGGGAGGCTTATCAGGGATTCACAAAATTTTCACAGTAGTGATATCCATCGTAGTGAATAAATGAGAAGCGAGACGAAGTAAAGGTACCCATCTTATGGGAACTTATTAAATTTCCGTGAACAATAAATTTGCTAAAATGTTCTTTCTTATGTATATTGGTAACtcgttttttttcttcttttaatttgtacgTTGGACATTTACTGTGTATGTGAATTATGTTAAATTTATGTTTGTATTgtgttttaatatattaaatatagattaattataatgaattatattatagttttgtattaattttaatttttttaaaagattaatatctatatatatctatagatatatatttttttaataaaaaaaaaacataacaaaaataaGACAGACTGACAGAGACCGGGATCATTTTTTCTATA includes:
- the LOC130936281 gene encoding monodehydroascorbate reductase-like, encoding MAKSFKYIILGGGVAAGYAAREFSKQGFKSGELAIISKEAVAPYERPALSKGFLIPESPARLPGFHVCVGSGGERLAPEWYQQQGIELILSTEIVKADLDAKSLSSANGETIEYQTLIIATGSAVIKLTDFGVEGADSKNIFYLREIDDAEKLYEAIKAKNNGKAVIVGGGYIGLELSAILRLHNIDVTMVYPEPWCMPRLFTSEIAAFYEEYYAKNKGVTIIKGTVAAGFTANSNGEVKEVKLKDGRVLEADIVVVGVGAKPLTNLFKGKVEEDKGGIKTDAFFKTSVDDVYAVGDVATFHMKMYGDMRRVEHVDHARKSAEQAVKAIKAKENGETIEEYDYLPYFYSRAFDLSWQFYGDNVGKAVVFGDRDPKSAKPKFGTYWIKDGKVFGVFLEGGTPEENKAIAKAAKVQPPAENQDQLAQEGVSFATKL